One Pseudomonadota bacterium DNA segment encodes these proteins:
- a CDS encoding acyl carrier protein — MPDRNLHRQLKEIIIAELNLEDIKPETLADDDPLFGDEGLGLDSLDAVELVVLIQKHFGVEIKDMEEGREALTSINALAEFITARKSESEGS; from the coding sequence ATGCCGGACCGCAATCTGCACCGCCAACTGAAAGAAATCATTATTGCCGAACTCAATCTCGAGGATATTAAACCCGAGACGCTTGCCGATGACGACCCGCTCTTCGGAGATGAGGGCCTGGGCCTGGATTCTCTGGACGCGGTCGAGCTGGTGGTCCTGATCCAGAAACATTTCGGGGTTGAAATCAAGGACATGGAAGAGGGCCGCGAGGCCCTGACCTCGATCAACGCCCTGGCCGAGTTCATCACGGCCCGCAAATCCGAGTCAGAGGGATCATGA